From one Mesomycoplasma ovipneumoniae genomic stretch:
- a CDS encoding ECF transporter S component, which translates to MNLTTFRANIKEFFRVNHKIFQFTSFELVISGYLMAMFLVIAFIFKTSLPRRFNIAFELPFYVLIGIILSWFKGAIVAFTFDFGKLLLTSRVFFWTPEYGIVPILVAIFSSLAFNFANKNKKVLIFLLILTYLITFSVFIFYFFMSESEIQRVAKDWKRLFNKKLVLLLIGIFGVILLAFTTFLVILYWKKPTQKFKNAIITLFVLGICFLVFRWLWHPFAFIQYYNRFLNRSGRDRLIENYFFFYLTPIILKSTISFPIYSVFLINIVPLIQFLNDKHNFRWKFGY; encoded by the coding sequence ATGAATTTAACAACATTTAGAGCAAATATTAAAGAATTTTTCAGAGTCAACCATAAAATATTTCAATTTACAAGCTTTGAACTTGTAATTTCAGGATATTTAATGGCAATGTTTTTAGTTATTGCTTTTATATTTAAAACTAGTCTTCCACGTAGATTTAACATAGCATTTGAACTTCCATTTTACGTTTTGATAGGAATAATTTTAAGCTGGTTCAAAGGTGCGATTGTTGCTTTTACGTTTGATTTTGGGAAACTTTTGCTTACAAGTCGCGTTTTTTTCTGAACCCCAGAATATGGAATTGTTCCTATTTTAGTTGCAATTTTTTCCTCGCTAGCTTTTAATTTTGCAAATAAAAATAAAAAAGTATTAATTTTCTTATTAATTTTAACCTATCTAATAACTTTTTCAGTATTTATTTTTTATTTTTTTATGAGTGAGTCTGAAATTCAAAGAGTCGCAAAAGATTGAAAAAGACTTTTTAATAAAAAATTAGTGCTTTTATTAATAGGGATTTTTGGTGTTATTTTATTAGCGTTTACAACATTTTTAGTAATTTTATATTGAAAAAAACCGACTCAAAAATTTAAAAATGCAATAATAACGCTTTTTGTTCTTGGCATTTGCTTTCTCGTTTTTCGTTGATTATGACATCCGTTTGCATTTATCCAATATTATAATCGTTTCTTGAATCGAAGCGGAAGAGATAGACTTATTGAAAATTATTTTTTCTTTTATTTAACACCAATAATTTTAAAATCAACTATTTCATTTCCAATTTATTCAGTTTTTTTGATAAACATAGTGCCATTAATTCAATTTTTAAATGATAAACATAATTTTCGCTGAAAATTTGGCTATTAA
- a CDS encoding DUF402 domain-containing protein gives MVEKNSFQELYPERIINIQAYKYNGFLYRQWSNARVISNSLTHVVVSLNGSIVKKYGTKSWRFSEPTIFVFPKKTMHNAIITFKPGQHFSYHYYINLASDFIFEENTIKFVDFDIDIKIYNKKSFDIVDREEFLENKEILNYPAKLEGILSNEISKIFLLFLQKKSFFSNEYLQVFIDLCQRQKCWVR, from the coding sequence ATGGTAGAAAAAAACTCGTTTCAAGAACTTTATCCAGAAAGAATAATCAACATTCAAGCCTATAAATATAATGGTTTTTTGTATCGCCAGTGATCAAATGCAAGAGTAATTTCAAATTCACTAACTCATGTTGTTGTTAGTTTAAATGGTAGCATTGTGAAAAAATACGGCACAAAATCATGACGTTTTTCTGAACCGACTATTTTTGTTTTTCCAAAAAAAACAATGCATAATGCAATTATTACTTTTAAACCAGGTCAACATTTTAGTTATCATTACTATATAAATTTAGCTTCAGATTTTATTTTTGAAGAAAATACAATCAAATTTGTTGATTTTGATATCGATATTAAAATTTATAATAAAAAAAGTTTTGATATCGTTGACCGGGAAGAATTCCTTGAAAATAAGGAAATTTTGAACTATCCAGCAAAATTAGAAGGCATACTTTCAAACGAAATTAGCAAAATATTTCTCCTATTTTTGCAAAAAAAATCATTCTTTAGTAACGAGTATCTTCAAGTTTTTATTGATCTGTGTCAACGGCAAAAATGTTGAGTGCGTTAG
- a CDS encoding ribonuclease III family protein gives MQSNKKIHEFLKKLDIKPNSIDIYIQSLTHKSYNFTNPSTPHYEMLEFLGDSAIHYAVTRAIYDNFYKNEGNSTQLRAVLTSTNYLAKVCQDLGLIDLVFLGKGASEIRENNKLKADVFEAFSAAILLDQGFDKLNEFLAKYLYNGVNFACEKEYKDPKSIFQEKIQSFSSLSKINYLPTRLADGTFRVDLIWEEKKYGIGYGKSIKEAEFNAATNALNIFAVDTDQ, from the coding sequence ATGCAATCTAATAAAAAAATTCACGAATTTTTGAAAAAATTAGATATTAAACCAAATTCAATAGACATTTATATTCAATCATTAACACATAAAAGTTACAACTTTACAAATCCCTCAACACCGCATTATGAAATGTTAGAATTTTTGGGAGATTCGGCAATTCATTATGCTGTAACTCGGGCAATCTATGATAATTTTTATAAAAATGAAGGTAATTCAACTCAACTTCGTGCTGTACTTACTTCGACAAATTATTTAGCAAAAGTCTGCCAGGATTTAGGTCTAATTGACCTTGTATTTTTAGGTAAAGGCGCATCAGAAATTCGTGAAAATAACAAGTTGAAAGCCGATGTTTTTGAAGCATTTTCAGCAGCAATTTTACTTGATCAAGGCTTTGATAAACTTAATGAATTTTTGGCAAAATATTTGTATAATGGTGTAAATTTTGCATGCGAAAAAGAGTACAAAGACCCAAAGTCAATTTTTCAGGAAAAAATTCAGTCTTTTTCTTCGCTTAGTAAAATTAATTATTTACCAACTCGCCTTGCTGATGGAACTTTTCGCGTTGACCTAATTTGGGAAGAAAAAAAATACGGTATTGGCTACGGAAAATCTATTAAAGAAGCAGAATTTAATGCCGCAACTAACGCACTCAACATTTTTGCCGTTGACACAGATCAATAA
- a CDS encoding Mhp366/Mhp367 family surface (lipo)protein, whose product MTRKKKILFSIFGLFFVSAASVTAFLTYNYLNQPVAPVKKISGIDLLLESDKDKKVDSEDKFSKDYLAELDQFNDFFSDQNQDLSQEYGQRESYFEQLSLLDLEKITKNNVIFPEGYERFKFNTENNFVTKESDENFLGPKNNNLLVYDLNYPLVDNLIEENNNFKSNILNQKFTIFDSKARNQIFKLNRIGAYAQPLNHSNEYDWIYQKNVKFKTGTATILDSNNEKTLLITNNHVLRPLESYKYNDENFEIKTQKIRFWNTLGGNFLEWYQNGKIYSLDRDNIALLFYAKEIYEKKISSFDQAKFLEFVVNFYNDYFEIPSDFDNQKFDVGVFYFKYKKFIDDLKVLAKFYKENKTDILAKIQQNQTITDPNSAKNNSIESKFENFLATYQNFIDFWEKMVKEKPVQISEKVWKKGDSTYDFNVGLFWPKSKPMKNNFKGVYASDPQQNFSRLSLYFYTNNGPGASGSGVFNEKGELQFINGFGLINNFYDNNSRIEKNYYDKLNTNISLSGGIPLVTEDFNLTKLIKEFYPSSQKRGFTAIQNEKIVVNKK is encoded by the coding sequence ATGACAAGGAAAAAAAAGATTTTATTTTCAATTTTTGGTTTATTTTTTGTAAGCGCAGCTTCAGTTACTGCTTTTTTGACCTACAATTATTTAAATCAACCTGTGGCTCCTGTAAAAAAAATTAGTGGCATTGATTTACTACTTGAATCAGACAAAGACAAAAAAGTTGACAGTGAAGACAAATTTAGCAAAGATTACTTAGCTGAACTTGACCAATTTAATGATTTTTTTAGTGATCAAAATCAAGATTTAAGTCAGGAATATGGACAAAGAGAAAGTTATTTTGAACAACTTTCTCTTTTAGATCTTGAAAAAATAACAAAAAATAACGTTATTTTTCCCGAAGGCTATGAGCGCTTTAAATTTAATACTGAAAATAACTTTGTCACAAAAGAAAGTGATGAAAATTTTCTTGGCCCAAAAAATAATAATTTATTAGTTTATGACTTAAATTATCCTTTAGTTGATAATTTAATTGAAGAAAATAATAACTTTAAATCTAATATTTTGAATCAAAAATTTACAATTTTTGATTCAAAAGCTCGAAATCAAATATTTAAACTTAATAGAATTGGCGCATATGCCCAACCCTTAAATCATTCCAATGAATATGATTGAATTTACCAAAAAAACGTAAAATTTAAAACTGGAACTGCTACAATATTAGATTCTAATAATGAAAAAACATTATTAATTACAAATAATCACGTTTTAAGACCACTGGAAAGTTATAAATACAACGATGAAAATTTCGAAATTAAGACCCAAAAAATAAGATTTTGAAATACCCTAGGTGGAAATTTTCTTGAATGATATCAAAATGGAAAAATTTATAGCCTCGACAGGGATAATATTGCATTACTTTTTTATGCAAAAGAAATTTATGAGAAAAAAATTAGCAGCTTTGATCAAGCTAAATTTTTAGAATTTGTTGTGAATTTCTATAATGATTATTTTGAAATTCCTTCTGATTTTGATAATCAAAAATTTGATGTCGGTGTTTTTTATTTTAAATACAAAAAGTTTATTGATGATTTAAAAGTATTAGCTAAATTTTATAAAGAAAATAAAACCGATATATTAGCAAAAATTCAACAAAATCAAACAATAACTGACCCTAATAGTGCTAAAAATAATTCAATTGAGTCCAAATTTGAAAATTTTCTAGCAACTTATCAAAATTTTATTGATTTCTGGGAAAAAATGGTCAAAGAAAAACCTGTTCAAATTTCAGAAAAAGTTTGAAAAAAAGGCGATTCAACCTACGATTTTAATGTAGGGCTTTTTTGACCAAAGTCAAAACCTATGAAAAATAATTTCAAAGGTGTTTATGCTTCTGATCCTCAGCAAAATTTTTCACGTTTATCATTGTATTTTTATACAAACAACGGTCCTGGCGCATCTGGTTCAGGAGTTTTTAACGAAAAAGGTGAACTCCAATTTATTAATGGATTTGGTTTAATTAACAATTTTTACGATAATAATTCACGAATAGAAAAAAATTATTACGACAAATTAAACACAAATATTTCATTATCAGGTGGAATTCCACTTGTTACTGAAGATTTTAATTTAACAAAATTAATAAAAGAATTTTACCCTTCTAGTCAAAAGAGGGGATTTACTGCGATTCAAAACGAAAAAATTGTTGTAAATAAAAAATAA
- a CDS encoding type I restriction-modification system subunit M, with the protein MSKITKQQLGAKIWHGVNRLRKNLEAYEYKDYILGLLLYKFLCQKQTEYLISQEFDKDDLYLLDDQLDRSDIDLGNTGVLSWGVVDRKIESLKDKNGFFIQHRNLFDSWVKNKQKFDIKAFQGAFKDFSDGVNEIVNKSKKSSHASLFKGLFSKFETDLAKLAPNAKEQTEVISQLIDTINEIPTTRQQYDVLGFIYEYLIAQFASTAGKKAGEFYTPHEVSDLISRIVAFYLKDRKDISIYDPTSGSGGLLLNIGQEFKKYSESSITYYAQEIKNETYNLTRMNLIMSNINSDQIYVRRGDTLEDDWPLFENEDTSTYRLLTVDAVVSNPPYSQRWEPKNAGHTERFEEYGEPPENKADYAFLLHDLYHIKKDGIGAVILPHGVLFRGGREGQIRKKLVEKGQIDAIIGLPGNMFYGTGIETVIIILRKDRLNNDILFVDASNLFVKDGKNNRFAKSHIKKIADIVNHRLETEISKIISFEEIEKNNFNLNISRYVELTGKKEEEHDLFSLVFGSISKKELKRFDSFFLNFPKIKEKMFKENQENSDYYDLLSQDYINIIYNNSDFQNYLESFETKVRDFINFFKSKVSDINSIKNINLIQLEKDITEYIFSSLKFPLIDTYDVYQIIIDNFENVKEDLELLRENFSDSGSLDIKEFLNDQIESVDSVNQKEKDSRRIKSWKSKLFSNDLIEQKFFPDEFAQLNKVQDQIDQIESEIKELYQIISDEDKTDEIYNDEKNTWIQSGIKKLAKTFKDSKESREKDSFESLIIQINEKYSDIEKVKKDLTNLKNDLTNNSYNQYLNLNEKDFYDLLISKWWEKFIQNFKEKSEEFVDEQISGISEILNKYKHTFVDIQKKVSDLETKMSTFLDELEGSPADMEAIKKLSNILKAN; encoded by the coding sequence ATGAGTAAAATAACTAAGCAGCAACTTGGTGCCAAAATTTGACATGGTGTCAACAGGTTGCGAAAAAATCTTGAGGCCTATGAATATAAGGACTATATTTTAGGTTTACTTTTATACAAATTTTTATGTCAAAAACAGACTGAATATTTAATTAGTCAGGAATTTGATAAGGATGATCTCTATCTTTTGGATGATCAATTGGACCGTAGTGATATTGACCTTGGAAATACTGGGGTCTTAAGTTGGGGAGTGGTTGATAGAAAAATAGAGTCATTGAAAGACAAAAATGGATTTTTTATCCAGCATCGGAATTTATTTGATTCTTGAGTCAAAAATAAACAAAAATTTGACATTAAAGCTTTTCAAGGTGCATTTAAGGATTTTAGTGATGGAGTTAATGAAATAGTTAATAAATCTAAAAAGTCTTCTCATGCTTCATTATTTAAAGGTTTATTTTCTAAATTTGAAACTGATTTGGCAAAACTTGCACCAAATGCCAAAGAACAAACTGAAGTCATTTCTCAACTTATTGACACTATCAACGAAATTCCAACCACTAGACAACAATACGATGTTCTAGGTTTTATTTATGAGTATTTAATTGCTCAATTTGCCTCAACTGCTGGAAAAAAAGCTGGCGAATTTTATACACCTCATGAGGTAAGTGACTTAATCTCACGAATAGTTGCATTTTATTTAAAAGACCGCAAAGATATTAGTATTTATGATCCAACAAGTGGTTCAGGTGGTCTGCTGTTAAACATTGGTCAAGAATTTAAAAAATATAGCGAAAGTTCAATCACTTATTATGCTCAAGAGATTAAAAACGAAACTTATAATTTAACAAGAATGAACTTAATTATGTCAAACATAAATTCCGATCAAATCTATGTTCGTAGAGGAGATACTTTGGAAGATGATTGACCTTTATTTGAAAATGAAGACACTAGCACATATCGATTGTTAACTGTCGATGCTGTTGTCTCAAATCCACCATATTCACAAAGATGAGAACCAAAAAATGCCGGCCATACAGAAAGATTTGAAGAATATGGAGAGCCGCCTGAAAACAAAGCAGACTATGCTTTTTTATTACATGACTTATACCACATAAAAAAAGACGGAATTGGTGCTGTTATTTTGCCTCACGGAGTTTTATTTCGGGGAGGTCGTGAAGGTCAAATTAGAAAAAAACTAGTTGAAAAAGGGCAAATCGACGCTATAATTGGGCTTCCAGGAAATATGTTTTATGGAACCGGAATTGAAACAGTTATTATCATTTTAAGAAAAGATCGTTTGAATAATGATATTCTTTTTGTTGATGCTTCAAATTTATTTGTTAAAGATGGCAAAAATAACCGCTTTGCTAAATCACATATCAAAAAAATTGCTGATATTGTTAACCATCGTCTTGAAACTGAAATTTCAAAAATAATTAGTTTTGAAGAAATAGAAAAAAATAATTTTAATTTAAATATTTCACGATATGTTGAACTAACTGGAAAAAAAGAAGAAGAACATGACCTATTTTCATTAGTTTTTGGTTCAATTAGCAAAAAAGAACTAAAACGTTTTGATAGTTTTTTCCTCAATTTTCCTAAAATCAAGGAAAAAATGTTTAAAGAAAACCAAGAAAACAGCGATTATTACGATTTGCTTTCGCAAGACTATATAAATATTATTTATAATAACAGTGATTTTCAAAATTATCTAGAATCATTTGAAACTAAAGTGCGTGACTTTATTAATTTTTTCAAAAGTAAGGTATCTGATATTAATTCAATTAAAAACATTAACTTAATTCAGCTAGAAAAAGATATAACTGAGTACATTTTTTCATCTTTAAAGTTTCCATTAATTGATACTTATGATGTTTACCAAATTATAATTGATAATTTTGAAAATGTCAAGGAAGATTTAGAACTTTTACGGGAAAATTTTTCTGATTCTGGTAGCCTAGATATCAAAGAATTTTTAAATGATCAAATTGAATCAGTTGATAGCGTTAATCAGAAAGAGAAAGATTCTCGTAGAATTAAGTCATGAAAATCTAAACTTTTTAGCAATGATTTAATTGAGCAAAAATTTTTCCCAGATGAATTTGCTCAATTAAATAAGGTTCAAGATCAAATTGATCAAATTGAGTCTGAAATAAAAGAGTTATACCAGATAATTAGTGACGAAGATAAAACTGATGAAATTTATAATGATGAGAAAAACACTTGAATTCAAAGTGGCATTAAAAAATTAGCTAAAACATTTAAGGATTCAAAAGAATCAAGAGAAAAAGATTCTTTTGAATCTTTAATAATTCAAATTAATGAAAAATATTCAGATATCGAAAAAGTAAAAAAAGATTTAACTAATTTAAAAAATGATTTAACTAATAATTCCTACAATCAATATTTGAATTTGAATGAAAAAGATTTTTATGATTTGTTAATTTCAAAATGATGAGAAAAGTTTATTCAAAACTTTAAGGAAAAAAGTGAAGAATTCGTTGATGAGCAAATCTCAGGAATATCCGAAATATTAAACAAATATAAGCACACTTTTGTTGATATTCAAAAGAAAGTTTCTGATTTAGAAACAAAAATGTCTACTTTTTTGGATGAGCTTGAGGGAAGTCCCGCAGACATGGAAGCTATTAAAAAATTGTCTAATATTTTGAAGGCAAATTAA
- a CDS encoding restriction endonuclease subunit S, protein MSKNKNIPEIRIEGFNQPWVKKRLGDALKHEQSWKYIESSTKYFNHGIPVLTPGKTFVLGYAKDTKNIKKASENSPIILFDDFTTQSRFIDFDFKVRSSALKLLINKNPKDNLYFHYLILQKIKYNVRHHGRHWLPLFVNFTFFQPDWPEQQKISRLFETLENLINKLEEKISLLKNLKNGFTNKMFANFSSDFPSIRFKGFKSAWITDQVKNLFELSRGESLTKSQIKTKSVERERERETADTSTRFIHRKRKIMGFWGIIKNFWLKM, encoded by the coding sequence ATGTCCAAAAATAAAAATATTCCTGAAATTAGAATAGAAGGATTTAATCAGCCTTGAGTTAAAAAAAGATTGGGCGATGCTTTAAAACACGAACAATCATGAAAATATATCGAGTCATCCACTAAATATTTTAATCATGGAATTCCCGTTTTAACTCCGGGAAAAACTTTTGTGCTTGGTTATGCAAAAGACACAAAAAATATTAAAAAAGCATCAGAAAATTCGCCAATAATTTTATTTGATGATTTTACAACTCAATCTCGGTTTATCGATTTTGATTTCAAAGTTAGAAGTTCTGCGCTTAAATTGTTAATCAATAAAAATCCAAAAGATAATCTTTACTTTCATTATTTAATTTTACAAAAAATTAAATACAATGTAAGACATCATGGTAGACATTGACTCCCTCTTTTTGTTAATTTTACATTTTTTCAACCAGACTGACCTGAACAGCAAAAAATTTCGCGACTTTTTGAGACACTTGAAAACTTAATTAATAAACTTGAAGAAAAAATTAGCCTTCTGAAAAATCTTAAAAATGGTTTTACTAATAAAATGTTTGCTAATTTTAGTTCAGATTTTCCTTCAATTAGATTCAAAGGTTTTAAATCAGCATGAATTACTGATCAAGTCAAAAATTTATTTGAGCTTTCCCGAGGAGAATCACTAACAAAAAGCCAAATAAAAACTAAGTCAGTAGAGAGAGAGAGAGAGAGAGAGACCGCGGATACATCTACCCGGTTTATTCATCGCAAACGGAAAATCATGGGATTTTGGGGTATTATAAAGAATTTTTGGCTGAAAATGTAA
- a CDS encoding restriction endonuclease subunit S, with amino-acid sequence MGYYKEFLAENVITWTTAGVKAGVVNFRKGKFFATGSCGILTSKKYPENEFFAIVIGFQTKKNVTNGIIPSLKIIDMAQIEVKFSQDISEQQKISQLFETFDSLILAYEQKIAYFQKIKKTLLNEMFI; translated from the coding sequence TTGGGGTATTATAAAGAATTTTTGGCTGAAAATGTAATAACTTGGACTACCGCAGGTGTAAAGGCAGGAGTTGTTAATTTCCGAAAAGGAAAATTTTTTGCAACAGGTTCTTGTGGAATACTTACTTCAAAAAAATATCCTGAAAACGAATTTTTTGCCATTGTAATTGGATTTCAAACGAAAAAAAATGTCACAAATGGCATTATCCCTTCTCTAAAAATTATCGATATGGCTCAAATTGAGGTAAAATTCAGCCAAGACATTAGTGAACAACAAAAAATTTCGCAACTTTTTGAAACTTTTGACTCACTAATTCTTGCGTATGAGCAAAAAATTGCCTATTTTCAAAAAATTAAAAAAACTTTATTAAATGAAATGTTCATTTAG
- a CDS encoding HsdR family type I site-specific deoxyribonuclease has protein sequence MKNFKSEKEFEQAIVDRLTSPKNGWQGFRDESGYKNGYSVILENVTEEILVKNWKDILFHNNKDVLNNVSLSNEEMEQVIEKIDNCPNFVETNILLTNEYISIKRSNPALDPEKIGQEVQLKIFSKKDIGIGNNIYQIARQVTFKTTKNDEKRADLMLLFNGMPLIHIELKNQSEKIQSAITQIKNYAKSGFYKRIFKLVQIVVAMKPNEMLYLPNTNDIENINDKNFLKWTDKNNRAINDYLELIDKFFSIPMAHKMIGDYIIADNKEKNLKVLRSYQVHAVEEIIGRRLKRDLNFSNNLHECQKGGYVWHSTGSGKTLTSFKLATLILEKELSDIVIFVADRIELVTQTLKSFNNFNSSGKIDVIEAESTENLIDHLSTDSIRQKLIITSIHKQSRVTNENFSKKLNKITKKKKIFIFDEAHRTTFGDMFTNILKNMTNSVIFGFTGTPIIDINAKNRVSSDDLGVTTEDNFGPRLHKYTMENAMEDKKVLAFSSEYSFMEHLTSTTLDLVQENVKNKIGITEYRSKFGKNDKQIIDLEEEIFKRYGTTHEKQYKEEVVKNILEWWPNRSNKYFYSAMLTVESIESAIKYFEIFSKQIEEQKLNLKVTALFDPSIDSSVDSSNKSRGLDKKEDIEKILQQYNKDFRQSFDYNTHKKFKKDIQDRLKRDNLTKLENGSFEGQLDLLIVVDQLLTGYDSKYINTVYFDRLLKYEHLIQAISRTNRIENNENKPFGNIIFYHRPIFLYEKLTEALKAYAYADPKMADPKKIEVFYEEINKNFRSLQKLFSDWKHPDFENVPESIDPNDAKKFVECFIKIKKSLICAEILGFSWKKNKENEKIWLNEEQWKKLNVRIEDVRIEYNNTNPNKEYDEVFNELDNLQPSVLREKIDSSYIQSLFYESNKKLTLEEFLALVQGEITKFLKVDQPFARECFIEMYNDNRGIDINICVDEKRSENSDNEINKFAEQMNIDSKKLKNYINDNNTVDHNDRIERLVEGRLNEEVKENIIKIKNLANTDDNKNKIRKYIHYDVVSEFIKAQKDKLKQ, from the coding sequence ATGAAAAATTTTAAAAGTGAAAAAGAATTTGAACAAGCAATAGTTGATAGATTAACAAGCCCAAAAAATGGCTGGCAAGGTTTTAGAGATGAATCTGGCTATAAAAATGGGTATAGTGTCATTTTGGAAAATGTCACAGAAGAAATTTTAGTAAAAAATTGGAAAGATATTTTGTTTCATAACAACAAAGACGTACTTAATAATGTTAGTCTTAGTAATGAAGAAATGGAACAAGTTATTGAAAAAATTGATAATTGCCCAAATTTTGTTGAAACAAATATACTACTAACTAATGAGTATATTTCCATTAAAAGATCAAATCCAGCGCTAGACCCGGAAAAAATTGGCCAAGAAGTACAACTAAAAATATTTTCAAAAAAAGATATCGGTATAGGAAATAACATTTACCAAATTGCGCGTCAAGTAACATTTAAGACAACAAAGAATGATGAAAAGCGTGCTGATTTAATGCTTTTATTTAACGGGATGCCTTTAATTCATATCGAATTAAAAAACCAATCTGAAAAAATTCAAAGTGCTATAACCCAAATTAAAAATTATGCCAAGAGTGGATTTTATAAAAGAATCTTCAAATTAGTACAAATTGTTGTGGCAATGAAACCTAATGAAATGTTGTATTTACCAAACACAAATGATATTGAAAATATTAATGATAAAAATTTTTTAAAATGAACTGACAAAAATAATCGTGCTATAAATGATTATTTAGAATTAATTGACAAATTTTTCAGTATTCCAATGGCTCATAAAATGATTGGCGACTATATAATCGCGGATAACAAGGAAAAAAATCTTAAGGTTTTAAGAAGTTATCAAGTTCATGCGGTTGAAGAAATAATTGGCAGACGATTGAAAAGGGATCTAAATTTTTCTAATAATTTGCATGAGTGCCAAAAAGGCGGGTATGTTTGGCACTCAACAGGATCAGGAAAAACGCTGACTAGTTTTAAATTGGCTACTCTCATTTTGGAAAAAGAGCTTAGTGATATTGTAATTTTTGTTGCTGATCGAATTGAACTTGTCACTCAGACATTAAAATCGTTTAATAACTTTAATTCTTCAGGAAAAATCGATGTTATTGAAGCAGAATCAACAGAAAATTTAATTGATCATCTTTCTACTGATTCTATAAGACAAAAATTAATTATAACTTCAATTCATAAACAATCACGGGTAACAAATGAAAATTTTAGTAAAAAGTTAAACAAAATTACAAAAAAGAAAAAAATATTCATTTTTGACGAAGCACATCGAACAACATTTGGTGATATGTTTACCAATATTCTCAAAAACATGACAAATTCAGTTATTTTTGGTTTCACAGGTACACCAATAATTGATATAAACGCTAAAAATAGGGTAAGTTCTGATGATCTCGGGGTAACTACCGAAGATAATTTTGGCCCAAGATTGCACAAATACACAATGGAAAATGCTATGGAAGATAAAAAAGTACTAGCATTTAGTTCAGAATACAGTTTTATGGAGCACTTGACTTCTACAACACTAGATTTAGTTCAAGAAAACGTTAAAAATAAAATCGGAATTACTGAATACCGTTCTAAATTTGGTAAAAATGATAAACAAATTATTGATCTCGAGGAGGAAATTTTCAAGAGATACGGTACAACTCATGAAAAACAATATAAAGAAGAGGTTGTTAAAAATATTTTAGAATGATGGCCTAATCGAAGTAATAAATATTTTTATTCTGCAATGCTAACTGTTGAATCAATCGAAAGTGCTATTAAATATTTTGAAATTTTTAGCAAACAAATTGAAGAACAAAAGCTAAATTTAAAAGTTACAGCACTTTTTGATCCTTCAATTGATTCATCTGTTGATTCGTCAAATAAATCGCGAGGATTGGACAAAAAAGAGGATATTGAAAAAATTTTACAACAGTACAACAAAGATTTTCGTCAGTCTTTTGATTATAATACACATAAAAAGTTTAAAAAAGATATTCAAGACAGATTAAAGAGGGATAATTTAACTAAGTTAGAAAATGGCAGTTTCGAAGGTCAATTAGATTTGTTAATTGTTGTTGACCAACTTTTAACAGGTTATGACTCAAAATACATAAACACGGTTTATTTTGATCGACTTCTTAAATACGAACATTTAATTCAGGCAATTTCAAGAACAAACCGCATTGAAAACAACGAAAATAAACCTTTTGGAAATATTATTTTTTATCACCGACCAATTTTTTTATATGAAAAGCTTACTGAAGCTTTAAAAGCTTATGCTTATGCCGATCCAAAAATGGCAGATCCAAAGAAAATTGAAGTATTTTACGAGGAAATTAACAAGAATTTTAGAAGTTTACAAAAACTTTTTAGCGATTGAAAGCATCCCGATTTTGAGAATGTACCTGAATCTATCGACCCAAATGATGCTAAAAAGTTTGTAGAATGTTTTATAAAAATTAAAAAAAGTTTAATTTGTGCCGAAATTCTCGGATTTAGCTGGAAAAAAAATAAAGAAAATGAGAAAATCTGATTAAATGAAGAGCAGTGAAAAAAGTTAAACGTGAGAATTGAGGATGTTCGAATTGAATATAACAACACCAATCCAAACAAAGAATATGATGAAGTTTTTAATGAATTAGACAATCTTCAACCAAGTGTTTTAAGAGAAAAAATCGATTCTTCATATATTCAAAGTTTGTTTTATGAGTCCAATAAGAAACTAACTTTAGAGGAATTTTTAGCGCTAGTTCAAGGCGAAATTACAAAATTTCTTAAAGTTGACCAGCCATTTGCTAGAGAATGTTTTATTGAAATGTATAATGATAATCGAGGCATTGATATTAATATTTGCGTTGATGAAAAACGGAGTGAAAATTCTGATAATGAAATAAATAAATTCGCTGAACAAATGAATATCGATAGTAAAAAACTTAAGAATTATATTAATGATAATAACACTGTTGATCACAACGACCGAATCGAGAGGTTAGTTGAAGGCAGACTAAATGAAGAAGTAAAAGAAAATATTATCAAAATAAAAAATTTAGCTAATACTGATGATAACAAAAATAAAATCAGAAAATACATCCATTATGACGTAGTTTCGGAATTTATCAAAGCCCAAAAAGATAAACTTAAACAATAA